A single region of the Pontimicrobium sp. SW4 genome encodes:
- the hemL gene encoding glutamate-1-semialdehyde 2,1-aminomutase — protein sequence MIYKRSSALFAEAEKVIPGGVNSPVRAFKAVGGTPIFVKEAKGAYLYDEDGNRLIDYINSWGPMLLGHAFEPVVKAVVDKAKKGTSFGMPTEIETKIAELAVSMVPNIDKIRFVNSGTEACMSAIRLARGYTGKDKIIKFAGCYHGHSDSFLIQAGSGAVTFGTPNSPGVTEGTAKDTLLARYNDIENVEKLIEANKDNISCIILEPVAGNMGCIPPKDGFLQSLRSLCDAHNVLLIFDEVMTGFRLAKGGAQELFGIAADIVCFGKVIGGGLPVGAFAARNEIMNYLAPLGPVYQAGTLSGNPLAMAAGLAMLTTINSDKELFNRLEEKTAYLHNGIAKVLSNANIEHTINRVGSMISVHFSSEEVTDFDTSTLGNNDRFKCFFHGLLNEGVYIAPSAFETWFITDALSYQDLDDTIEAVEKVARNL from the coding sequence ATGATTTATAAGCGTAGTAGTGCGTTGTTTGCAGAAGCAGAAAAAGTAATTCCAGGAGGTGTAAATTCACCAGTAAGAGCATTTAAAGCTGTTGGAGGAACTCCAATTTTTGTAAAAGAAGCTAAAGGAGCTTATTTATATGATGAAGATGGTAATCGATTAATTGATTATATAAACTCTTGGGGACCAATGTTATTGGGTCATGCTTTTGAGCCAGTTGTAAAAGCAGTAGTAGATAAGGCTAAAAAAGGAACGTCTTTTGGAATGCCTACAGAAATCGAAACTAAAATAGCAGAACTTGCTGTGTCAATGGTTCCAAATATTGACAAAATACGATTCGTAAATTCTGGTACCGAAGCTTGTATGAGTGCTATTAGATTAGCTAGAGGTTATACAGGTAAAGATAAAATTATCAAGTTTGCTGGTTGTTATCATGGACATAGTGACTCTTTTTTAATTCAGGCTGGTAGTGGTGCAGTAACATTTGGAACGCCAAATAGTCCAGGAGTTACAGAAGGTACAGCTAAAGACACTTTGTTAGCAAGGTATAATGATATTGAAAATGTTGAGAAACTTATAGAGGCTAATAAAGATAATATTTCCTGTATTATTTTAGAGCCAGTTGCAGGAAATATGGGTTGTATTCCGCCAAAAGATGGTTTTTTACAATCGCTTAGAAGTTTATGTGATGCTCATAATGTTTTATTGATTTTTGATGAGGTAATGACAGGATTCCGTTTAGCAAAAGGAGGTGCCCAAGAATTATTTGGAATAGCTGCGGATATTGTTTGTTTTGGAAAAGTAATTGGAGGTGGTTTACCAGTAGGAGCATTTGCTGCGCGTAACGAAATAATGAATTATTTAGCGCCATTAGGTCCTGTTTATCAAGCTGGAACTTTAAGTGGCAATCCACTTGCTATGGCTGCAGGTTTAGCGATGTTGACTACAATTAATTCTGATAAGGAATTGTTTAATCGTTTGGAGGAAAAAACAGCATATCTTCATAATGGAATTGCCAAAGTATTATCAAATGCTAATATTGAGCATACGATTAATAGAGTTGGATCGATGATTTCGGTTCATTTTTCTTCGGAAGAGGTTACAGACTTTGATACATCTACTTTAGGAAATAATGATAGATTTAAGTGCTTTTTTCATGGACTTTTAAATGAAGGTGTTTATATAGCACCAAGTGCTTTTGAAACGTGGTTTATTACAGATGCTTTAAGCTATCAGGATTTAGATGATACAATAGAAGCGGTAGAAAAAGTAGCAAGAAATTTATAA
- a CDS encoding alpha/beta fold hydrolase has translation MPYWLQIILIVAVTYIVISIALYYLQDYMLFKPEKLSEDFKFAYENQDTKEYYLETRDGAKINGLLFKSKNQPKGIVLYLKGNSKSIKGWGKFAVDFTRHDYSVFMVDYRGFGKSTGRRSQKAIKRDLQEVYNKLKERTPEEHIILYGRSLGSGFAAKLASINNPRLLILDAPYYSLTKVTGRYMPFMPLSLLMKYPLPTYKWLKYVQCPIHIIHGTHDKLIPYKSSVKLSQVNAKRTKLHTVIGGGHKNLNNYESYHKMIEEIINSKPVEIDFSTTSINVIHTSKKSKTKA, from the coding sequence ATGCCTTATTGGTTGCAAATTATTTTGATTGTTGCTGTTACTTATATTGTAATTAGTATTGCCTTATATTATTTGCAAGATTATATGTTGTTTAAACCAGAAAAACTGAGTGAAGATTTTAAGTTTGCTTACGAAAATCAAGACACAAAAGAATACTATTTAGAAACCAGAGATGGAGCAAAAATTAATGGTTTATTGTTTAAGAGTAAAAATCAACCTAAAGGTATTGTATTATATCTAAAAGGAAATTCAAAAAGTATTAAGGGTTGGGGCAAATTTGCTGTAGACTTTACAAGACATGACTATAGTGTGTTTATGGTCGATTATAGAGGCTTTGGAAAAAGTACAGGACGACGTTCGCAAAAAGCTATTAAGCGAGATTTACAAGAAGTGTATAATAAATTAAAGGAGCGAACTCCAGAGGAGCATATTATTTTATATGGTCGCTCACTAGGTTCAGGTTTTGCGGCAAAGTTAGCATCCATTAATAATCCTAGACTTTTAATTTTGGATGCACCTTATTATAGTTTAACTAAGGTTACTGGACGCTATATGCCTTTTATGCCTTTATCATTGTTAATGAAATATCCATTGCCAACCTACAAATGGTTAAAATATGTACAATGTCCAATACATATCATTCATGGCACACATGATAAGTTAATACCTTACAAGTCTAGTGTTAAGTTATCTCAGGTTAATGCTAAGCGAACTAAATTGCATACTGTGATAGGCGGAGGACATAAAAACTTAAATAATTATGAGTCTTACCATAAAATGATTGAAGAAATTATAAATTCAAAACCTGTAGAAATCGATTTTTCAACAACAAGTATTAATGTTATACACACGTCCAAAAAATCTAAAACGAAAGCTTAA
- a CDS encoding zinc-dependent metalloprotease, with product MKHSIKVLLLALTLIISSCNTSKKAAEAEAAKKAAAAKKAAPKPKKGDIQPYNKVVTKDAKTDEGLFKVHKIDDKYLYEIPDSLLGREMLVVTRIAKNTSNNRNFGGQKANTQVLRWQKKDKQIIVRVVSHNIVADEDLPVHEAVVNSNFEPVLYTFPIQAFNNDKTATVIDVTELYSSDVKALGLPGYLRTSYKISRLDTKKSFIESVKSYPLNIEARHVKTYIANAAPSNSSTGTVSVEMSNSMVLLPKEPMKRRHYDERVGWFARGQVDYGLEDQKSKMVRYLDRWRLEVKEEDIAKFKRGELVEPKKQIVYYIDRATPVKWRKYIKQGINDWQIAFEAAGFKNAIIAKDPPTAEEDPEWSPEDVRYSVVRYLASPIPNANGPHVSDPRSGEILESDINWYHNVMSLLQGWFFVQTAAINPEAQMVGFKDEVMGELIKFVSSHEVGHTLGLPHNMGSSSAYKVDDLRDAAFTQKYGTAPSIMDYARFNYVAQPGDEGVALMPNIGVYDKHAIKWGYRPILDAKTAYDEKEILDKWILDHADDPMYRFGQQNGIDPSAQTEDLGDDAIKASAYGIANLKRIVPNLIEWTTKDGETFGDLSEMYGHVVSQYNRYMGHVTTNIGGVYKYTKTADQPGDVFVNVDKEHQENCLEFLNEELFKTPTWLIDEAIIKKTEFNGVTERIRGIQARTLNNVLNLTRMMRMIDNETLNGSEAYSLTSMMTDLRNGIWSEVRTGRNIDTYRRNLQRAHVERLATLMESKDVTGFRGTVTVKQSDILPVVRGELNRIKRMAQNGVNRGNTLTRYHLQDIVERIDAILDPK from the coding sequence TTGAAACATTCTATTAAAGTGTTACTATTAGCCTTAACGCTAATTATATCTTCATGTAACACATCAAAAAAAGCAGCCGAAGCTGAAGCTGCAAAAAAAGCAGCAGCAGCAAAAAAAGCAGCGCCAAAACCAAAGAAAGGCGATATTCAACCTTATAATAAGGTAGTAACTAAAGATGCCAAAACTGACGAAGGTCTTTTTAAAGTCCATAAAATTGATGATAAATACCTTTATGAAATTCCTGATTCACTTCTAGGAAGAGAAATGTTAGTTGTGACGAGAATTGCAAAAAACACTTCTAACAACAGAAACTTTGGGGGTCAAAAAGCCAATACACAAGTATTACGTTGGCAGAAAAAAGACAAACAAATAATTGTTCGAGTAGTATCACATAACATTGTTGCAGATGAGGATTTACCAGTTCATGAAGCTGTGGTAAACTCAAATTTTGAGCCTGTTTTATACACATTTCCAATACAAGCATTCAATAATGACAAAACTGCTACAGTTATAGATGTAACTGAGTTATACAGTTCGGACGTAAAAGCACTAGGACTTCCTGGTTATTTAAGAACCAGTTATAAAATTAGTAGGTTAGACACAAAAAAATCGTTTATTGAAAGTGTAAAAAGTTACCCTCTTAATATTGAGGCTAGACACGTAAAAACTTACATTGCTAATGCGGCTCCTTCAAATAGCTCTACTGGAACAGTATCTGTAGAAATGAGTAACTCAATGGTATTATTACCAAAAGAACCTATGAAGCGTCGTCATTATGATGAGCGTGTTGGCTGGTTTGCTCGCGGTCAAGTAGATTATGGTCTTGAAGATCAAAAAAGTAAAATGGTAAGATATCTTGATCGTTGGAGACTTGAAGTAAAGGAAGAAGATATCGCAAAATTTAAGCGAGGAGAGTTAGTTGAACCTAAAAAACAAATCGTTTATTATATAGACAGAGCTACTCCAGTGAAATGGCGTAAATACATAAAACAAGGTATTAACGATTGGCAAATAGCTTTTGAAGCAGCTGGGTTTAAAAATGCTATTATTGCTAAAGACCCACCAACTGCAGAAGAAGATCCAGAATGGTCTCCTGAAGATGTGCGTTACTCTGTGGTTCGCTATTTAGCATCTCCAATTCCAAATGCAAATGGACCTCATGTAAGTGATCCTCGTTCTGGAGAAATTTTAGAATCTGACATTAACTGGTATCATAATGTAATGAGTCTATTACAAGGGTGGTTCTTTGTTCAAACTGCAGCTATTAATCCAGAAGCCCAAATGGTAGGATTTAAAGACGAAGTTATGGGTGAACTAATCAAATTTGTATCGTCTCACGAAGTAGGACATACTTTAGGATTGCCACATAACATGGGTAGTAGTAGCGCTTATAAAGTTGATGATTTACGTGACGCTGCTTTTACTCAAAAATATGGCACTGCACCATCTATTATGGATTATGCACGTTTTAATTATGTAGCACAACCAGGAGATGAAGGTGTTGCATTGATGCCAAATATTGGTGTATATGACAAACACGCAATTAAATGGGGATATCGTCCAATTTTAGATGCGAAAACTGCATATGATGAAAAAGAAATTTTAGATAAATGGATTTTAGACCATGCAGACGATCCAATGTATCGTTTTGGACAACAAAACGGAATCGATCCTTCAGCTCAAACTGAAGATTTAGGTGACGATGCTATTAAAGCTAGTGCTTACGGAATAGCTAACTTAAAGCGCATTGTTCCTAACTTAATTGAATGGACTACAAAAGATGGGGAAACATTTGGCGATTTATCTGAAATGTATGGACATGTTGTATCACAATATAATCGCTACATGGGTCACGTAACTACTAATATTGGTGGTGTGTATAAATACACAAAAACTGCCGATCAACCTGGAGATGTATTTGTTAATGTTGACAAAGAGCACCAAGAAAACTGTTTAGAATTTTTAAATGAAGAATTATTTAAAACACCTACTTGGTTAATAGATGAAGCTATCATTAAAAAAACTGAGTTTAATGGTGTTACTGAACGTATTAGAGGTATTCAAGCAAGAACTTTGAATAATGTTTTAAACCTTACTAGAATGATGCGTATGATTGACAATGAAACGCTTAATGGTTCCGAGGCTTACAGCTTAACATCTATGATGACTGATTTACGAAATGGAATTTGGTCTGAGGTAAGAACAGGAAGAAATATTGATACTTACAGAAGAAATCTACAGCGTGCACATGTTGAAAGATTGGCAACACTTATGGAATCTAAAGATGTAACTGGTTTTAGAGGCACAGTAACTGTAAAGCAATCAGATATTCTTCCAGTTGTTCGTGGTGAGTTAAACAGAATTAAACGAATGGCTCAAAATGGAGTTAATAGAGGAAATACCTTAACAAGATACCATTTACAAGATATTGTAGAGCGTATCGATGCTATTTTAGATCCTAAATAA
- a CDS encoding alpha/beta fold hydrolase: MLYTRPKNLKRKLKKLALTLLGLYIIVGAILYILQEKFLFLPETLTQDYIYELTYEYDEYFLDTPNEGVINTLHIKANNPKGAILYFHGNAGNLKRWGKIVEYFVTMGYDIYVMDYRTYGKSKGVLSEQALYDDAQVCYNHLKQFWAEDNIIVYGRSLGGAMATKMASLNNPKKVILEAPFYSIADVAKKRFPIFPANSLLKYKLPNNEHIKNVKCSISIIHGTDDYVVPFSSGKKLYEVSPKGKTTLTVIENGGHNNLNEFDKYHQLINEILK; encoded by the coding sequence ATGTTATACACACGTCCAAAAAATCTAAAACGAAAGCTTAAAAAACTCGCTTTAACTCTGCTAGGGCTTTATATTATTGTTGGAGCAATACTTTATATATTGCAAGAGAAGTTTTTGTTTTTACCAGAAACGCTAACTCAAGATTATATCTACGAATTGACTTATGAATATGATGAGTATTTTCTAGATACACCAAATGAAGGTGTTATAAATACGTTACACATAAAGGCAAACAACCCAAAAGGAGCAATATTGTATTTTCATGGTAATGCAGGAAATTTAAAACGCTGGGGAAAGATTGTTGAGTATTTTGTGACTATGGGATATGATATATATGTCATGGATTATAGAACTTATGGAAAAAGTAAAGGAGTGTTGAGTGAGCAAGCACTATATGATGATGCGCAAGTATGCTATAATCATTTAAAACAGTTTTGGGCAGAAGACAACATTATTGTTTATGGTCGATCTTTAGGAGGAGCTATGGCAACAAAAATGGCATCCTTAAATAACCCTAAAAAAGTAATTTTAGAAGCCCCTTTTTATAGTATAGCCGATGTTGCTAAAAAACGATTTCCAATTTTTCCTGCAAATAGCTTACTTAAATATAAGTTGCCAAATAACGAACATATTAAAAATGTAAAATGTTCAATTTCTATTATCCATGGAACTGATGACTATGTTGTACCATTCTCAAGCGGAAAAAAATTGTATGAGGTTTCACCTAAAGGCAAAACAACTTTAACAGTTATAGAAAATGGTGGTCATAATAATTTAAATGAGTTTGATAAATACCACCAACTTATCAATGAAATTCTGAAATAG
- the yiaA gene encoding inner membrane protein YiaA — MDYQTTVSVDETLETKEKKVKVFDQKPTAAFIGASWTALLVAVTSYCIGLWNADMQLNEKGYYFTILLFGLFSVVSLQKAVRDKLEGIPVTEIYYSLSWFSTAAAVVLLVIGLWNADLLLSEKGFYGISFLLSIFSAIAVQKNTRDIYYIDREKDDNKE; from the coding sequence ATGGATTATCAAACAACGGTTTCGGTTGACGAAACATTAGAAACAAAAGAAAAGAAAGTGAAAGTATTTGACCAAAAGCCTACGGCTGCTTTTATTGGTGCTTCTTGGACAGCATTATTAGTTGCTGTAACCTCATACTGCATAGGTTTATGGAATGCAGATATGCAGCTTAATGAAAAGGGGTATTATTTTACCATACTACTTTTCGGATTATTTTCAGTTGTCTCTTTGCAAAAAGCAGTCAGAGATAAGTTAGAAGGAATACCAGTAACAGAAATTTATTATAGTTTAAGTTGGTTTTCAACGGCTGCTGCAGTTGTTCTGTTGGTTATTGGTTTATGGAATGCAGATTTATTATTAAGTGAAAAAGGCTTTTATGGGATATCCTTTTTGCTAAGTATTTTTTCAGCCATTGCTGTGCAAAAAAATACTAGAGATATATATTATATTGATCGTGAAAAAGACGATAATAAGGAGTGA